One Octopus sinensis linkage group LG21, ASM634580v1, whole genome shotgun sequence DNA segment encodes these proteins:
- the LOC115223045 gene encoding zinc finger protein 98-like isoform X2, with amino-acid sequence MEDELCEKKFECEPQSKRLDLPAEEKQEKEKIYYCDICNKSFSQKCNLTVHRRIHTGEKPYHCDICGKSFTVNSNLTTHRRIHAGEKAYNCNICKKSFSQKGSLATHIRIHTGEEPYHCDICGKSFSVSGSLTTHRRIHTGEEPYHCDICGKTFSVSSSLTTHKRIHTGEMPYQCDICKKSFSQKGNLDTHKLIHSGEEPYLCDICGKSFCRNSYLISHKRIHTGEKPYHCDVCGKSFSGKGTLNIHQRIHTGEMPYHCDICGKSFSGNSQLVTHKRIHTGEKPYSCEVCGKSFSLSGSLTKHKVTHTGEKPHHCDICGKSFSEKSSLNIHKRIHTGDKRYQCDVCNKSFTQKCNLTTHKRIHYKRESTSL; translated from the exons ATGGAAGATGAACTATGTGAGAAAAAGTTTGAATGTGAACCACAGTCTAAGAGACTTGATTTACCTGCTgaggaaaaacaagagaaagaaaaaatatattactgtgatatctgtaaCAAGTCATTTTCTCAAAAATGTAACTTAACTGTTCACAGACGcatccatacag gagagaagccatatcactgtgatatttgtggtaaatcattcactgtaaATAGTAACTTAACaactcacagacgtattcatgcTGGAGAGAAAGCATATAACTGCAATATATGCaaaaaatctttctctcaaaaaggTAGCTTAGCTACTCACAttcgcattcatactggagaagaaccatatcattgtgatatctgtggtaaatcgttctctgtTAGTGGTAGCTTAACTACTCAtcgacgtattcatacaggagaagaaccatatcattgtgatatctgtggtaaaacctTCTCTGTAAGTAgtagcttaactactcacaaacgtattcatacaggagaaatgccatatcagtgtgatatttgtaaaAAGTCTTTCTCTCAAAAAGGTAACTTGGATACACACAAACTTATCCATTCAGGAGAAGAGCCATAtctctgtgatatctgtggtaaatcattctgtagaAATAGTTACTTAATttctcataaacgtattcatactggagagaaaccgtatcactgtgatgtttgtggtaaatcattctctggaaaggGCACCTTAAATATACaccagcgtattcatacaggagaaatgccctatcactgtgatatctgtgggaagtCATTCTCTGGAAATAGCCAATTAGTtacacacaagcgtattcatactggagagaagccatatagTTGTgaagtctgtggtaaatcattctctctaagTGGTAGCTTAACCAAACATAAagttacacatacaggagagaaaccacaccactgtgatatctgtggtaagtcattctctgaaAAAAGTTCCTTAAATATacataagcgtattcatacaggagacaaacGATACCAGTGTGATGTCTGTAACAAGTCGTTCACTCAAAAAtgtaacttaactactcacaaacggaTTCATTACAAGAGAGAATCTACATCCCTGTGA
- the LOC115223045 gene encoding zinc finger protein 271-like isoform X1: MEDELCEKKFECEPQSKRLDLPAEEKQEKEKIYYCDICNKSFSQKCNLTVHRRIHTGEKPYHCDICGKSFSEKGGLNLHKRIHTGEKPYHCDICGKSFTVNSNLTTHRRIHAGEKAYNCNICKKSFSQKGSLATHIRIHTGEEPYHCDICGKSFSVSGSLTTHRRIHTGEEPYHCDICGKTFSVSSSLTTHKRIHTGEMPYQCDICKKSFSQKGNLDTHKLIHSGEEPYLCDICGKSFCRNSYLISHKRIHTGEKPYHCDVCGKSFSGKGTLNIHQRIHTGEMPYHCDICGKSFSGNSQLVTHKRIHTGEKPYSCEVCGKSFSLSGSLTKHKVTHTGEKPHHCDICGKSFSEKSSLNIHKRIHTGDKRYQCDVCNKSFTQKCNLTTHKRIHYKRESTSL, from the coding sequence ATGGAAGATGAACTATGTGAGAAAAAGTTTGAATGTGAACCACAGTCTAAGAGACTTGATTTACCTGCTgaggaaaaacaagagaaagaaaaaatatattactgtgatatctgtaaCAAGTCATTTTCTCAAAAATGTAACTTAACTGTTCACAGACGcatccatacaggtgagaaaccatatcattgtgatatctgtggtaagtcattttctGAAAAGGGTGGCTTAAACTTACACAagcgaattcatacaggagagaagccatatcactgtgatatttgtggtaaatcattcactgtaaATAGTAACTTAACaactcacagacgtattcatgcTGGAGAGAAAGCATATAACTGCAATATATGCaaaaaatctttctctcaaaaaggTAGCTTAGCTACTCACAttcgcattcatactggagaagaaccatatcattgtgatatctgtggtaaatcgttctctgtTAGTGGTAGCTTAACTACTCAtcgacgtattcatacaggagaagaaccatatcattgtgatatctgtggtaaaacctTCTCTGTAAGTAgtagcttaactactcacaaacgtattcatacaggagaaatgccatatcagtgtgatatttgtaaaAAGTCTTTCTCTCAAAAAGGTAACTTGGATACACACAAACTTATCCATTCAGGAGAAGAGCCATAtctctgtgatatctgtggtaaatcattctgtagaAATAGTTACTTAATttctcataaacgtattcatactggagagaaaccgtatcactgtgatgtttgtggtaaatcattctctggaaaggGCACCTTAAATATACaccagcgtattcatacaggagaaatgccctatcactgtgatatctgtgggaagtCATTCTCTGGAAATAGCCAATTAGTtacacacaagcgtattcatactggagagaagccatatagTTGTgaagtctgtggtaaatcattctctctaagTGGTAGCTTAACCAAACATAAagttacacatacaggagagaaaccacaccactgtgatatctgtggtaagtcattctctgaaAAAAGTTCCTTAAATATacataagcgtattcatacaggagacaaacGATACCAGTGTGATGTCTGTAACAAGTCGTTCACTCAAAAAtgtaacttaactactcacaaacggaTTCATTACAAGAGAGAATCTACATCCCTGTGA